The Candidatus Obscuribacterales bacterium DNA segment AGCGATACATTATTCGAACGGCACATCGCGCAGGTTTTGGTATCAGAAAGACGACAGCCCGTTTACTGATGACAAACTTGTTAAAGTGCTGGACCGCGATGGCACGCTCTGGTTGCGCGAATCAGATAAGTCCTGGAAATCGGACAAAGGGGAAACTTTCAACGGTGACTTCTTTGTCGACTCCGATCTATCGCACAACGTCTGGGGGTTCGGTACCTTCAAGAAGATATCCGGTTCCAATACGGAAATTACTTTCTCCGGTTGCCCATCTCACGTCGTCAGGCGAGAATGCCGTAACGGAGGAGGTCCGCGAGGCGGAGGACAACAATGCGAAGACAAGTATTACGTCGTGCCGTAAACAAATCAATCAGATGGCTTAGGCGAAGGACTTTGTCTTTCGTCTTAAGCCACCTGCATGTTTTTTGAAACAGGTTTAACTATACCTTTTAGTATTTTGTGGACATTTTCCACGAATGGCAGAGTCGATTATCTTAAGGGAAAAATTTCTTGCGAGCTGGAAGTTCTTTTTTTGACGCCAAAAGCTTCGCCTCTTGCTCGGAGTCTGCCTTGGCGAATAAGCCATACTGATCGTCTTCGTATACTAAATGCCAATTCGGATATAGCCTCATCAAATTAAAAACAGCTGCGTCTTTTCCGGCAAGCACCAAATCTGTTGGATAGCCTGTCAACAAAACGTCCCATTGACCAATTCCCTCTTGAAACGCTAAGTTTTCCAAATATACTTTGTCCGGATAAACCGTTTCCCGTCTTCCATCCAGCGAAACTTTGCATTTGGGTCCCAAGTGAAAAATTATGTATTCGCCGTCATTGTAGCCAGTGGCAATATTGCCTCGGATATTGGCCTTTTTAATAAGCTCAACTGCTATTTGAGGGTATACCGGAGGTATTTCTATTGATCCTCTAGTAACTGTTTTGACGACACAATAACTAGCGGCACCAAGAAACATTAGTATCAGGACGGTCTTGAATTTGCTGGAATAAGAAGGATAGCCGCTTTGCGCAAATGTTGGGTCATGCTGTCGAAACCAATTTGCAATTTGCTGCGGAAGAAATACAAATGTGGCGATCACAAACAGCGGCAAATGCCTACTGGCGATCACTGGAGCGATAACAGTGATTACCCAGATCAATGAGAGTGGCGGACTCGCTTTTACTTTGCTGAAAATCACACTCAGAGCTGTAATGATCACTGTTGCCAGGTAAAACAATCCAGAAACACTTGCGATTTTGATAGGCACCCACTCAACGATTTCAGGTCGTTGCGTGGTGGCAGTTTTAAGCAAAAACGTAATTAGCTCATAGCCATAGGGATTGACCAGGACGGCGGCTATACATAAAAGCACCGATGTAAGTATCAGAAAAATCTGTTTTCTACTTAATTGCCTGTAGTTCAAGGACAGGTGTGCAAAACTCCAAGCAAAGAATATTGCCAATCCAGCAAGAAAACCACCATGCATGTTTACCCAAACAGCAAAAATTGGCGGCAGAAAAAATAGATATCCATACTTACGCCCCTCAGACTGTTTAAGAATCAAGCAAGTCAGGGTAAAAAATATATATGTCGACAATTGCGGGCGTACCGTTTGCAAATAAGGCAACATCATAGTTACAGCAAACGTTAACGCAATTAGTGCGTGCAACATACGAAAGCCATGCTGTTTCAAGCAAAGATAGAAAATAGAAAGAATCACTAGGGCAACAGACAACTTAATACTAATCAGCCCAAACCCACCAAACTGGTTAAACATAAATCCCATAAGCGTTTCGTATAACCATTCATGATTTATCCACTTGAAGCCTGCATTGACATACGAGTAGGGATCTATTTCCGTCAGCCTGCCGAGCCGCAGCACATCTTGTCCGAAGCGCACGTGTCCCCACAAATCCGGATCGGCCTCGGTCCAAGACAGGCGGAAAATGAGGACGCTTAGAGCAAGCACCAAAATACTGGCGTTTAGCCAACGGTCAAGGCATGACTGTGAGACGGCGTTTTTTTCTTTGCTTACCGAGTCCACTTTGTTGTTTTTACCCTAGTCAAAGCTAGTAACCGCGCAGGATCATCGCCTTAGCCACACGTTCAATAGCGACAATGTAGGATGCCTCGCGCATAGTCAACTGGCGCTCTTTAGCCACAGCTGACACCTGGTTGTATGCTGCCACCATAATTCTTTCCAATTCAGTACGCACTTCGTCCACCGACCAGTAGTGATTGTTGAGATTTTGCACCCATTCGAAATAGGACACAATTACACCGCCAGCGTTCGCCAAGATATCCGGCACAACAAAAACTCCACGCTTTGCAAGAATGTCATCGGCTGCAGCGTCCGTACAATCATTTGCACCTTCAACAACAATTTGTGCTTTTATTTGTTTGGCATTTTTGAGAGTAATGGCATTGCCCAAAGCAGCCGGAATCAAAATGTCACACTCTTGCTCTAGTAATTCTTCGTTGGTCATCCACTGAACTTCAGCAAAACCTTTCAAGCCGCGATTTTGTCTGTAATGAGCTTCTGCACTGAGCAAATCAAACCCACGCGGGCTGTAAATTGCGCCTTGCGACGTAGAGACGCCGATGATTTTTGCGCCCAATTCTTGTTCAATTAAACGTGCGCCATAAGAGGCTACATTGCCGAAACCTTGAAAAACAACGCGGCACTTGGTTAAATCCAGTCCTTTTTCACGCGCAGCCTCACGTACCGCGTACATGACACCGCGCCCTGTTGCTTCGTCACGTCCTAGCGAGCCGCCTATTTCCAATGGCTTGCCTGTTACAACGCCCCAGGATTGCCCATGCGTTTTTGAGTATTCATCAACAATCCAAGCCATCACCTGCGAATTTGTGTTCACGTCAGGTGCAGGAATATCGATACGTGGTCCGATATTTTCACCGAGCAAATTAGTAAAATTGCGCGTCAATCTTTCCAATTCGCGAGGGCTCAATTGCTTAGGATCGCAAGCAATTCCGCCTTTGCCGCCACCGAATGGAATGTTTACTACAGCTGTTTTTAACGTCATCAAATGCGCCAGTGTTCGCGCCTCGAGCATATCCACATCCGGGTGATATCTCAATCCACCCTTAAACGGGCCACGCGCATCGTTGTGCTGCACACGATAACCCTGAAACGTGACAAACTTGCCGCTGTCCAGTCGTAATGGAATTTCGACAACAATCACCCGTTTGGGTCTATTTATTGCCTGCAAAACATCCGGATCTATCAGCTTGTTGAGTCCACTTAATTGTTCAATTGCCGATAACGAAAACGTGGTAACCGCGTCGTGAGCAATGGTGGTACTCATAGACAATCTCCGGTTAGGGATTCCATATTGCAAACACTATCTAGTAGCCAGTATAGCGATTTCTGATAGTGCCTGACAAAAATATTCCACGTCGGCGACTGTATTGAACCAACCAAAACTTACCCGCACCAAACCGGCATCAATTGTCCCCAATGTCCGATGCGCCGCTGCAGCGCAATGCAAGCCAGGACGGACGGCAATGCCGTAGCGACTGTCTAAAATATCTGCCACTTTATCGGGCGTCATGCCGTCCATAGAAAAAGAAACTACCGCCAGTCTGCCGGTAATAGATTTCGGTCCATATATTCGGTCCATATATATGGATATGCGGTTGCGTCTCAGCCCAATCTAGGAATTTTGCGGCTAGCCTCAGTTCATGCTCGGCAATTTTGGCAATGCCACTATCTGCCAAAAACTTAACGCCGGCAGCTAATCCAAGAATTGCCGGTCCCGGAAGCGTTCCTGCCTCCAAGTGATCCGGATAATCCGAAGGCATAGCGAAGTTTTCAGAATTCGAACCGGTACCGCCGGAAATCAAAGGCTCAATTTCAATAGATGATTTGACATACAACAAACCAACGCCGGGCGGCCCCATTAGTCCTTTATGTCCGGATGCGCACCAGATGCTAATTCCTAAATCGTCAATATTTTGCTCAATGACACCGGCAGATTGCGCTGCATCAACGAGCAATGGAACTCTGTGTTGCGCGCACAATTGAGCTACATCGGCCAAATTTACCGTTTCGCCAGTTACATTGCTTGCAGCACTTATCGCACAGAGTCGAATCTTGTTACTAGAGAGCGCACTTCGTAAATCATCAGCACTAATAACGTTAGACTTCGCATACGGCAATTGAACAACATCAACACCTTGGTTTTTTAGTTGTTCAAGCGGGCGCATCATCGCATTGTGCTCAAGCGCCGATGTCAAGACAGCGTCTCCCGGCTGCCAGGATAAGCCTTTGAGAGCCATGTTTAACGATTGTGTGCAGCCGCCTGTAAACACCAATCGGCGAGCATCTCGTATACCAAGAAACTCGGAAACTGCCAGCCTAGAATCAAAAATTTGCCTTTCAGCATTAAGAGCAAATTGATGCGCACCCCGCCCAGGATTTGCCGCTGAACGCAAAAATGCATCCTGCGCCCGATAAACTTCCTCGGGCTTCGGGTAAGTAGTAGATGCGTTGTCGAAATATCTCATGACAGCGCGGTCACATTACCTTCTAATTACTATTTCCCTATGCTAGCATCTTTACCAGCAAAACTTAACTTCGGGCAGTACATGCTGGCAATAAAGAGAATCATGGCATCAGCTTCCATGGTGGCAATTTTTTCCACCGGTTGCGCCGCGTCGTCTGACTCATCAACAACGCCTCCACAATTAACCGACGTCTTAGCTCAACAAAAAACACTTTCCAAAGAAGAGTTTCGCAATCAACTCGAATCGATATATAACTTCCACGGCACTCCGGAGCAAACCAAACAAGAAGCAGGTTATGTGTTGGCACGCTTGCTTGAGACAAGTGCCAACAAAGAAGATCAACAACGAGCAATTGAATTATTTGAAAAATCGAGCAATCACGAAGGACTCTGGCAACGCAGTCAATGGCACATCTCCGAATGTGCAGCGACATTGGGACTGGAAAACATAGTTCGCAAATCCCTTGATGCCATCAAACAAAAAAGTGACAGCGCAGAAGTGCAAGCCAATGCCGACTACAATTTGGCTCAGTCTTATTTACGCGCAAGCGAACAACAAAAAGCTAAAGAAGCATTCGAGTATGTAAACAAGCATTTTAGCCAGACGCAATTCGCGCTTGGTGCAACATATTACTTAGGCGAAATGCTCATTGATTCGTCAATTACTCGCGATCAAGGACTTGCCTTATTCCGCTACTATCTAAAAGAAAGTCCCAACGGAAAATTCGCCATAACGATCATTAACAGATTGCAAGCTCTGCCTGACTATACGGCAACTGAAGCTGATCATGATCTATTTGGACTCGTTTATTACAAAGCAGCCAATTGGAACAAGGCTCTAGCTGAATGGAAAGACTCCGATACGCGCTGGTTTGAAAAAGACAACTGTCTCTATAGACTAGGACGCAAAGCTGAAGCTGCCGAGGCATTAAAAGCCGACATAATGAAACATGCAACCTCCACTCATGTGCCGGATGCTGCCACTTTGCTTTGCCAGATGCAGACGAAACAAGAAGCAATCGGAACATGGCAAATGGTGCTTGGTCTCAACGATCGCTTTGCCGATGCTGCGCAATGGAATTTGGCGCTTCGAGCAGCAACTCCAGATATTGCCGACGGATATTACAAACAAATCCTAGCAACACATCCCACTTCAGCCTTTGCACCCGAATCATCTTGGTGGCTCATGTGGCACCAAGCAAAAGCAGGGAAAACTGCTGCAGCACTGGCATCTGCTCATGCTGCCATAACTAAATATCCACAGGCCAAGTCGGCGCCAAGACTTTCCTTCTGGATAGGCAAACTCAATGAGCGCCTCAAACAGAACACGCAAGCGATTGCAGCTTACAAAGCAACACATGAACAGTATGCGTCCAACTACTATGGCTACAGAGCCAGCCAGCGCCTGGCGGCTCTAAGCGGTTCACATGATCGTGGCTGGACTACACAACCGGGACGCAAACATCCCAATGAACAATGGTCTTGGCCGGAGCCACCACAACTAATAAGCTATACGGATATCGCCAAAAACTTTGGTCTTACAATATCTATCTTGTCACACTTGCGTCAATTCCAAGAATGTATTGATCTCTTGCCGCCGGCAACACCTCAAGCCAAGACAGCGCATGCAAAATTGCAGTCTTGGTTATTGTCAGCTGTAAACTTGCCTCTTGAAGCAATCAACACAGCCAGTCGTGCACTGGTCGGCAAACCACAGGCATCTGGACTGTGGCTGCTTTCATATCCACTGCTTCATGCCAAAGCAATTGCTTCTGAAGCAAAAGCAAAAGATGTTGATCCTCTTCTTGTCCATGCTCTCGTCAGAGAAGAATCCAGATACAACCACATGGCTATTAGTCGCTCGCACGCTCTTGGTCTGATGCAATTACTGCCAGGAACCGCATACGGAGTTGCCAAACGCTTGGGCGTACCGATATCAGCCGAAAGTGATATTCATTTACCGCAAAACAATATCAAACTCGGCACCGATTATTTGTCATACGTCATCCATCGCTTTGACGGCAATGCACTCTGCGGTGTTGCAAGTTATAACGGCGGACCAAACGCCTTGAAGACTCTCTTCAATAAATTCCGTGACTCCGGGCAAACAGACTTTGATGTATTCGTCGAAGATATTCCCATGACAGAGACTCGCGACTATGTGCGTAAAGTCTTCGGAAGCTTCTGGAACTACGAGTCCATCTACGGCAAAGCAGGATCCTGAACCAGCTTAGAACGACTGCCTCGGCAAACGGTGTCGTTATGCTACATGCACTAGTAGACTGTTAACAACAAAAAAAGGACAGTGCAAATTTCAAGCACTGTCCTTGAATCTAGTGTCTGTCTACGCACCGTCTGACTTCGGAGTTGCGTTTTTATCGCATCCGCCTCGCTCACGCCAGGCGGCTATTTTCTTCTTGATGCCATCTACCTTCTGTTGCAAGTCCGCAAGCTCCTGTTCAGCCTTTTGCTTGCCTTCCAAGAGTGCTACATGTTCGAAGTCGATCCATCTTGGAACCAGCTCTATTACTGCGCCATCCTTCAGTGTCGCTTCGCCTGTACAGAGCATAGGACCGTATGCCTTAGTTGCGATTCGCAAATTGGGCGCCTCGACTTTCAGCACCTTATCACCGAACATCGGCCCAAGGAAAAATCTTGCTTCAACGACTTCCTCAAGGCTATTGCGTTTCGGATTTGCCGAAAGTTGTATTGCAATATCGTAAAACCTGGTGCCGTCACGTTCGGACGAGCCGGTAATTTGGTGGGTGATAAAGAGCCCTGCTTGCTCCTTATAGATGTTGTTTCGTCCGTCGTTGGTCAGCAACGATATTTTCGTCGCTTCACTCCGAATCGCTTTCTTGCGTGTTTTTCTCGTTGTCATTTTCATCTCTCCAATTCAATGCATCCTTCAACTGATCGCGTTCACGGTCGTCGGCGATCAAGTCGTTTACAGATGGCTCAGAAAACCGCTTGTGTCCAGAACAAAGACCACAACGAGGCTTACCGCAGTCTTGCGGATGGAGCTTACGAAAACGATTAGGAGTCATTTCCTTGCTGCGAACGATTGTTCCGATTTCGATATCTTTATCGCGCTGTTCCTTCCAGAACTTAAAACGCTTTTTCATCTTGCTTATCTCTTTGGGTCTACGTTTCATTGAGTTCTCCTAAAACTGCTTTTGTACGAGTAAATAGAAAGAGAGGCACGCGTTATGCGTACCTCTCTTTCTTTCGAACTACGTGTTGATCCTATTTGTTGTCCACGTCTCCCACGTGATAGCCTTGCTTAAATCGGGTCTCTTTGACATAAGTCAGTTTCAGTTCACCGCCGCCTTTCTTAGTGCGAGCAGGTACCTTAACTGTCGTCGAAACCCGTTTGCCCGATTCTTCGGACTTGAAGGATGACGGCTTGAGAATGCTTTGTCCGAGACCCAGAACTTCCCTAACTGCAACCAACACCTGCTCATCTTTGAAGTTTTTGATGGAAACTTCAAAAGTTTCGCTCCGAACTATATTTTGCTGAACGATTCTTCGATTAGTCTGCGAAGCTTGAGCCCTTTGGAATTTTTCCAAAGCTTCTTTAGTTAGAGGCTTGCCATTGTCATCAACAAACTTGTCCTCCTGACTCGTCACTCGTCGAGTCGCCTTGATATCAGCTACATCTCCAAGCTCAAGAGGGACGGGTTCACCAACAGAAACATCAGGCATTTGTAATTGCTTGTGCGTCAGCTGTAAGTTACCGGCCTTATCCCTTTGATACAACTTTATGGAGCCGGCCGCAATTGGCTTGCCCATTCCGGTTGACTTGTCGCAAGCGAGGTTCTTAAAGGTGATCTTTTGTTGGGCAGGCAAATTATCATACTCCCCTACATTCAGGTAGTATTCACACAAAGTGGGTACGTCTGTCGCCAGGTTTGATTGAATCAGCTTGCTATCGCCATTCTTGAGATTTATACCAGGGGGAAGTTCTAGGAGTTTCCTTTCACCCACAGACTCAACTTCTGCACCGCCGGCGGATTCAAGCGAGTATGAATCAGCAGCAAAGGACGCAGCGGCCATCATGGGACGCATCGATCTGGCACTTCCACCGAGTCCATCCTCTTCTTGCTGTCCTGTCATTACCTT contains these protein-coding regions:
- a CDS encoding transglycosylase SLT domain-containing protein codes for the protein MASASMVAIFSTGCAASSDSSTTPPQLTDVLAQQKTLSKEEFRNQLESIYNFHGTPEQTKQEAGYVLARLLETSANKEDQQRAIELFEKSSNHEGLWQRSQWHISECAATLGLENIVRKSLDAIKQKSDSAEVQANADYNLAQSYLRASEQQKAKEAFEYVNKHFSQTQFALGATYYLGEMLIDSSITRDQGLALFRYYLKESPNGKFAITIINRLQALPDYTATEADHDLFGLVYYKAANWNKALAEWKDSDTRWFEKDNCLYRLGRKAEAAEALKADIMKHATSTHVPDAATLLCQMQTKQEAIGTWQMVLGLNDRFADAAQWNLALRAATPDIADGYYKQILATHPTSAFAPESSWWLMWHQAKAGKTAAALASAHAAITKYPQAKSAPRLSFWIGKLNERLKQNTQAIAAYKATHEQYASNYYGYRASQRLAALSGSHDRGWTTQPGRKHPNEQWSWPEPPQLISYTDIAKNFGLTISILSHLRQFQECIDLLPPATPQAKTAHAKLQSWLLSAVNLPLEAINTASRALVGKPQASGLWLLSYPLLHAKAIASEAKAKDVDPLLVHALVREESRYNHMAISRSHALGLMQLLPGTAYGVAKRLGVPISAESDIHLPQNNIKLGTDYLSYVIHRFDGNALCGVASYNGGPNALKTLFNKFRDSGQTDFDVFVEDIPMTETRDYVRKVFGSFWNYESIYGKAGS
- a CDS encoding aminotransferase class V-fold PLP-dependent enzyme; this encodes MDRIYGPKSITGRLAVVSFSMDGMTPDKVADILDSRYGIAVRPGLHCAAAAHRTLGTIDAGLVRVSFGWFNTVADVEYFCQALSEIAILATR
- a CDS encoding Glu/Leu/Phe/Val dehydrogenase, translating into MSTTIAHDAVTTFSLSAIEQLSGLNKLIDPDVLQAINRPKRVIVVEIPLRLDSGKFVTFQGYRVQHNDARGPFKGGLRYHPDVDMLEARTLAHLMTLKTAVVNIPFGGGKGGIACDPKQLSPRELERLTRNFTNLLGENIGPRIDIPAPDVNTNSQVMAWIVDEYSKTHGQSWGVVTGKPLEIGGSLGRDEATGRGVMYAVREAAREKGLDLTKCRVVFQGFGNVASYGARLIEQELGAKIIGVSTSQGAIYSPRGFDLLSAEAHYRQNRGLKGFAEVQWMTNEELLEQECDILIPAALGNAITLKNAKQIKAQIVVEGANDCTDAAADDILAKRGVFVVPDILANAGGVIVSYFEWVQNLNNHYWSVDEVRTELERIMVAAYNQVSAVAKERQLTMREASYIVAIERVAKAMILRGY
- a CDS encoding aminotransferase class V-fold PLP-dependent enzyme, which produces MRYFDNASTTYPKPEEVYRAQDAFLRSAANPGRGAHQFALNAERQIFDSRLAVSEFLGIRDARRLVFTGGCTQSLNMALKGLSWQPGDAVLTSALEHNAMMRPLEQLKNQGVDVVQLPYAKSNVISADDLRSALSSNKIRLCAISAASNVTGETVNLADVAQLCAQHRVPLLVDAAQSAGVIEQNIDDLGISIWCASGHKGLMGPPGVGLLYVKSSIEIEPLISGGTGSNSENFAMPSDYPDHLEAGTLPGPAILGLAAGVKFLADSGIAKIAEHELRLAAKFLDWAETQPHIHIYGPNIWTEIYYRQTGGSFFFYGRHDAR